The proteins below are encoded in one region of Micromonospora sp. DSM 45708:
- a CDS encoding IS701 family transposase — protein sequence MLTVGRRFRRPEPRRRVRDFVRGLLAPLPRKNCWSIAEHAGDASPDGMQDLLTRVTWDDAEVRADVREFVGEHLGDVEAVLVIDETGDLKKGRHTVGVQRQYSGTAGKIENCQLAVHLVYATEAGHAMLDTALYLPKSWCDDPDRRAEAGVPEQVRFATKPQLASRMIAAAVTAGLPCRWATGDEAYGSDPRLAARLRQLRLGYVLAVACSHQVITGLGIYRVDGLAAELPDTAWQRLSAGRGAKGHRYYDWSFVALPHATDAHGGHHWLLIRRSRRTGELAFYRCWSPEVVSLGTLVAVAGRRWKIEESFQAAKTGLGLDQHQHRRWTSWHRWSTLAILAHAFLAAATTEHRHRYQPVGLIPLTVNELRHLFHVLIIEPTRRLCDPLLWSIRRRRHQARAMNSHYARQALIEP from the coding sequence ATGTTGACGGTCGGGCGGCGTTTCCGCAGGCCCGAGCCGCGCCGCCGGGTTCGTGACTTCGTCCGAGGGCTGTTGGCGCCGCTACCGCGGAAGAACTGCTGGAGCATCGCTGAGCACGCCGGGGACGCCAGCCCGGACGGGATGCAGGACCTGCTGACCCGGGTGACGTGGGACGACGCTGAGGTTCGTGCCGATGTCCGCGAGTTCGTCGGTGAGCATCTCGGTGATGTCGAGGCCGTGCTGGTCATCGACGAGACGGGTGATCTGAAGAAGGGCCGGCACACCGTCGGGGTACAGCGGCAGTACTCGGGCACGGCCGGGAAGATCGAGAACTGTCAGCTCGCCGTGCACCTGGTCTATGCCACCGAGGCTGGGCACGCGATGCTCGACACGGCCCTCTACCTGCCGAAGTCGTGGTGCGACGACCCTGATCGCCGCGCCGAGGCCGGTGTCCCTGAGCAGGTGCGCTTCGCGACCAAACCGCAGTTGGCGTCCCGCATGATCGCCGCCGCGGTCACCGCTGGGCTGCCGTGCCGGTGGGCGACCGGCGACGAGGCCTACGGCAGCGATCCGCGGCTGGCCGCCCGGCTGCGTCAGCTACGACTGGGCTACGTCCTGGCCGTGGCCTGCTCACATCAGGTGATCACCGGCCTGGGCATCTACCGCGTCGACGGCCTCGCCGCCGAGCTTCCCGACACCGCCTGGCAACGGCTCTCCGCCGGTCGAGGCGCGAAGGGCCACCGCTACTACGACTGGTCCTTCGTCGCCCTGCCCCACGCCACCGACGCCCACGGCGGGCACCACTGGCTGCTGATCCGCCGCAGCCGCCGCACCGGTGAACTGGCCTTCTACCGCTGCTGGTCACCCGAGGTCGTCTCCCTCGGCACTCTCGTCGCGGTCGCCGGCCGGCGCTGGAAGATCGAGGAGTCGTTCCAGGCCGCGAAGACTGGCCTCGGCCTCGACCAGCACCAACACCGCCGCTGGACCTCCTGGCACCGCTGGAGCACCCTGGCGATCCTCGCCCACGCGTTCCTCGCCGCCGCGACCACCGAGCACCGCCACCGCTACCAGCCGGTCGGGCTCATCCCCCTGACTGTCAACGAGCTACGCCACCTGTTCCACGTCCTGATCATCGAACCCACCCGCCGACTCTGCGACCCGCTGCTCTGGTCAATCCGCCGACGCCGCCACCAAGCCCGCGCCATGAACAGCCACTACGCCCGACAAGCCCTCATCGAGCCGTGA
- a CDS encoding IS110 family RNA-guided transposase, giving the protein MHGGYGVYLGLDVGKGDHHAVGLAPDDKRLHDATLPNTETRLRQLFDKLARHGRVLVVVDQPASIGALPVAVARACGHQVAYLPGLAMRRIADLHPGAAETDARDAYVIADAARILPHTLRRVDVGDEALAELEVLGGFDDDLAGEATRVSNRIRGLLTQIYPALEQVLGPKVHHKAVLELLSGCGGLAGLRKAGRRKLLSIAAVHAPRMGERLVEQIMTALDEQTLTVPGTTAAETILPRLADSLRDVLRQRNQVAGEVERMLDAHPLASVLTSMPGIGVRTAARILLEVGDGTAFTTSGHLAAYAGLAPVTRRSGSSIRGEHPPRGRNKNLKHAFFLAAFASLADPVSRAYYDRKRAEDKRHNAALICLARRRCDVLFAMLRDKIPYQPRPTSPVSA; this is encoded by the coding sequence GTGCACGGCGGATACGGCGTCTACCTCGGCTTGGACGTCGGCAAGGGTGATCATCACGCGGTCGGGTTGGCGCCGGACGACAAACGGCTGCACGATGCGACGTTGCCGAACACTGAGACCCGGCTGAGGCAATTGTTCGACAAGCTTGCCCGCCATGGCCGGGTGCTGGTGGTGGTCGACCAGCCCGCCTCGATCGGTGCCCTGCCCGTGGCGGTGGCTCGGGCGTGCGGGCATCAGGTGGCCTACCTACCCGGCCTGGCGATGCGCCGCATCGCTGATCTGCATCCTGGTGCGGCGGAGACCGACGCCCGCGATGCTTACGTCATCGCCGATGCCGCCCGCATCCTGCCGCACACGCTGCGCAGGGTTGACGTCGGTGACGAAGCCCTCGCGGAGTTGGAGGTCCTGGGTGGCTTCGACGACGACCTCGCCGGCGAAGCCACCCGCGTGTCCAACCGCATCCGTGGCCTGCTAACCCAGATCTATCCGGCCCTGGAGCAGGTCCTCGGCCCGAAGGTCCACCACAAGGCCGTGCTGGAACTGCTGTCAGGCTGCGGCGGACTGGCCGGGCTGCGCAAAGCCGGCCGGCGCAAACTGCTCTCGATCGCCGCCGTCCACGCGCCCCGCATGGGTGAGCGGCTCGTCGAGCAAATCATGACCGCCCTGGACGAACAGACCCTCACCGTTCCTGGCACCACCGCAGCGGAAACGATCCTGCCCCGTCTGGCTGACAGCCTCCGTGACGTCCTGCGCCAGCGAAACCAGGTTGCTGGCGAGGTCGAGAGGATGCTTGATGCACACCCTCTTGCCTCGGTCCTGACCTCGATGCCCGGCATCGGCGTCAGGACCGCCGCCCGGATCCTGCTCGAAGTCGGCGACGGCACCGCCTTCACTACATCCGGCCACCTTGCCGCCTACGCCGGCCTAGCCCCGGTCACCCGACGATCCGGCAGCAGCATCCGCGGCGAGCACCCACCCCGAGGCCGCAACAAGAACCTCAAACACGCGTTTTTCCTCGCCGCGTTCGCGTCTCTGGCTGACCCCGTCAGCCGCGCCTACTACGATCGCAAACGCGCCGAAGACAAACGCCACAACGCCGCCCTCATCTGCCTCGCCCGACGCCGCTGCGACGTCCTGTTCGCCATGCTCCGCGACAAGATCCCCTACCAACCACGCCCAACAAGCCCCGTCTCCGCTTGA
- a CDS encoding transposase — translation MLRDWLTINRARPAPATAVRVPSARRITAWITRPGHKVTEGEHADLAAARRRCPDLDTVAGLARGFAALVRHQGTGQHLDAWIDQARHAGYPEIRGFAAGLAGDRDAVVAGLAQPWSSGPVEGQVNRIEAIKRQMYGRANLDLLRKRVLTNS, via the coding sequence ATGCTGCGGGACTGGCTCACCATCAACCGCGCCAGGCCTGCCCCTGCGACCGCAGTCCGGGTGCCGTCGGCCCGGCGGATCACCGCCTGGATCACGCGACCCGGCCACAAAGTCACCGAGGGCGAACACGCCGATCTCGCCGCTGCCCGCCGCCGCTGCCCGGACCTTGACACCGTCGCTGGCCTCGCCCGCGGGTTCGCCGCGCTGGTCCGCCACCAAGGCACCGGGCAGCACCTTGACGCCTGGATCGACCAAGCCCGCCACGCCGGATACCCCGAGATCCGCGGCTTCGCCGCCGGTCTCGCCGGCGACCGCGACGCCGTCGTCGCCGGCCTCGCCCAGCCTTGGAGTTCAGGCCCGGTCGAGGGCCAGGTCAACCGCATCGAAGCGATCAAGCGACAGATGTATGGCCGGGCGAACCTCGACCTCCTCCGCAAACGCGTCCTGACCAATTCGTGA
- a CDS encoding tyrosine-type recombinase/integrase has product MNAWSSTPLLDSLTRAGCHATTGSSEAHLGTVPDLGRVSSGLGPVAAGRELPGNHPETTRYNYLLAAAQLGRYLGESSPDPDADAAAEDPCAVTRAHVEAFQAWMIETRSASTALNKHKGLQQFFKWLLVDEQAIDRSPMERVRQPKTPRKLVPVLRDEDTGKLLDACKGKGFVNLRDEALIRLYCNTGARLSEAGNLLVADVDLNTESVRFHGKGAKDRRVRFGPKTARALSRYLRARDKHKGAALPQLWLAERGRAPLTPNGIKILLKRLGRAAGVPDVHAHRWRHTFAHEWKRAGGRHR; this is encoded by the coding sequence ATGAATGCCTGGTCTAGCACGCCGCTGTTGGACTCCTTGACTCGGGCAGGTTGTCATGCCACTACTGGATCTTCAGAAGCTCACCTCGGGACTGTCCCGGACCTGGGCCGGGTTTCTTCGGGACTGGGACCGGTCGCTGCGGGCCGGGAACTACCCGGAAACCACCCGGAAACCACCCGCTACAACTACCTCCTCGCTGCCGCGCAGTTGGGTCGGTATCTGGGGGAGTCGTCCCCGGATCCGGACGCCGATGCTGCTGCCGAGGATCCGTGCGCGGTGACGCGGGCGCACGTGGAGGCGTTCCAGGCGTGGATGATCGAGACCCGGTCCGCGTCGACCGCGTTGAACAAGCACAAGGGGTTGCAGCAGTTCTTCAAGTGGCTGCTGGTCGACGAGCAGGCCATCGACCGCTCACCGATGGAGCGGGTGCGGCAGCCGAAGACACCCCGGAAGTTGGTTCCGGTTCTGCGCGACGAGGACACCGGCAAGCTCCTCGACGCCTGTAAGGGTAAGGGCTTCGTCAACCTGCGGGACGAGGCGTTGATCCGGCTGTACTGCAACACCGGTGCTCGGCTCTCCGAGGCGGGCAATCTCCTCGTGGCCGATGTCGACCTGAACACCGAGTCGGTGCGTTTCCACGGCAAGGGCGCCAAGGATCGGCGGGTCCGTTTCGGGCCGAAGACTGCTCGGGCGTTGAGCCGCTATCTACGGGCGCGGGACAAACACAAGGGCGCCGCTTTGCCTCAGTTGTGGTTGGCGGAGCGGGGCAGGGCCCCGTTGACTCCGAACGGCATCAAGATTCTCCTCAAGCGGCTGGGTAGAGCGGCCGGGGTGCCGGACGTGCACGCGCACCGGTGGCGTCACACGTTCGCCCACGAGTGGAAGCGCGCCGGGGGGAGACACCGGTGA
- the der gene encoding ribosome biogenesis GTPase Der: MTDDFGGWVELREPEVEVGEPAGPQPVVAVVGRPNVGKSTLVNRIIGRRQAVVEDIPGVTRDRVPYDAQWNGRAFTVVDTGGWEPDAKDRAAAIAAQAETAVATADVVLFVVDAMVGSTDVDEAAVKMLRRSAKPVILVGNKADNTTIEMEATALWSLGLGEPYPVSALHGRGSGDLLDAIMAALPEAPPIVENRPRGPRRVALVGRPNVGKSSLLNRFSGEDRAVVDSVAGTTVDPVDSLVEIGGETWQLVDTAGLRKRVGKASGTEYYASLRTASAIEAAEVAVVLLDSSEVISEQDQRVLTMVVEAGRALVIAFNKWDLVDADRRYYLDKEIDRELRRIPWAIRLNLSAQTGRAVDKLAPALRKALASWETRIPTAQLNQWLTALVQATPHPVRGGRAPRILFATQAGVAPPRFVLFTTGPLDAGYQRFVERKLREEFGFEGSPIDISVRPRKKLGPGGRGKAHG; the protein is encoded by the coding sequence ATGACTGACGATTTCGGCGGCTGGGTGGAGCTGCGCGAGCCGGAGGTCGAGGTCGGTGAGCCGGCCGGTCCGCAGCCCGTGGTGGCCGTGGTCGGCCGTCCCAACGTGGGCAAGTCCACGCTGGTGAACCGCATCATCGGCCGTCGCCAGGCGGTCGTCGAGGACATCCCCGGCGTGACCCGGGACCGGGTGCCGTACGACGCGCAGTGGAACGGCCGGGCGTTCACCGTGGTGGACACCGGCGGCTGGGAGCCCGACGCCAAGGACCGGGCCGCGGCCATCGCCGCCCAGGCCGAGACGGCCGTGGCCACCGCCGACGTGGTGCTGTTCGTGGTGGACGCCATGGTCGGCTCGACCGACGTGGACGAGGCCGCGGTGAAGATGCTGCGCCGCAGCGCCAAGCCGGTGATCCTGGTGGGCAACAAGGCCGACAACACCACCATCGAGATGGAGGCGACCGCGCTGTGGTCGCTCGGCCTCGGTGAGCCGTACCCGGTGTCGGCGCTGCACGGTCGCGGCTCCGGTGACCTGCTCGACGCCATCATGGCCGCGTTGCCCGAGGCGCCGCCGATCGTGGAGAACCGTCCGCGCGGGCCGCGCCGGGTGGCCCTGGTCGGCCGTCCCAACGTCGGCAAGTCCAGCCTGCTCAACCGGTTCTCCGGCGAGGACCGGGCGGTGGTCGACTCGGTCGCCGGCACCACTGTCGACCCGGTGGACAGCCTGGTCGAGATCGGCGGCGAGACCTGGCAGCTCGTGGACACCGCCGGCCTCCGCAAGCGGGTCGGGAAGGCCAGCGGCACCGAGTACTACGCCAGCCTGCGTACCGCCTCGGCGATCGAGGCGGCCGAGGTGGCGGTGGTGCTGCTGGACTCCAGCGAGGTGATCAGCGAGCAGGACCAGCGGGTCCTCACCATGGTGGTGGAGGCCGGCCGGGCCCTGGTCATCGCGTTCAACAAGTGGGACCTGGTCGACGCGGACCGCCGCTACTACCTGGACAAGGAGATCGACCGGGAGCTGCGGCGGATCCCGTGGGCGATCCGGTTGAACCTGTCCGCGCAGACCGGCCGGGCCGTGGACAAGCTCGCTCCGGCGCTGCGCAAGGCGCTCGCGAGCTGGGAGACCCGGATCCCCACCGCCCAGCTCAACCAGTGGCTCACCGCGCTGGTCCAGGCCACCCCGCACCCGGTACGCGGCGGCCGGGCCCCGCGCATCCTGTTCGCCACCCAGGCCGGGGTGGCGCCGCCGCGGTTCGTGTTGTTCACCACCGGCCCGCTGGACGCCGGCTACCAGCGGTTCGTGGAGCGCAAGCTGCGCGAGGAGTTCGGCTTCGAGGGCAGCCCCATCGACATCTCGGTGCGCCCGCGCAAGAAGCTCGGTCCGGGTGGCCGCGGCAAGGCGCACGGCTGA
- the cmk gene encoding (d)CMP kinase yields MEENVPAGRCVVAVDGPSGSGKSTVSRRLAVSLGARYLDTGAMYRALTWAVLRSGVELTDTESVTKVAGEADLRIGTDPQGYAVTVDGTDVSTDIRGPEVTAAVSAVAAVGAVRELLVDRQRRLVAEAGRIVVEGRDIGSVVTPDADLKVYLTASEAARAQRRSAEDAADVSATAADLARRDRLDSTRKVNPLQQTPDAVVLDTTALGIDEVVTRLRDLLIERGVA; encoded by the coding sequence GTGGAGGAAAACGTACCGGCCGGGCGTTGCGTGGTCGCTGTGGACGGGCCGTCCGGTTCGGGCAAGTCCACCGTGTCGCGGCGACTGGCGGTGAGCCTCGGCGCCCGCTACCTCGACACCGGCGCCATGTACCGGGCGCTGACCTGGGCGGTCCTGCGCTCCGGCGTCGAGCTGACCGACACCGAGTCGGTGACCAAGGTCGCCGGCGAGGCCGACCTGCGCATCGGCACCGACCCCCAGGGGTACGCGGTGACCGTCGACGGCACCGACGTGTCCACCGACATCCGCGGCCCGGAGGTGACCGCCGCGGTTTCCGCGGTGGCCGCCGTGGGCGCGGTCCGGGAGCTGCTGGTGGACCGGCAGCGGCGACTCGTCGCCGAGGCGGGCCGGATCGTGGTGGAGGGCCGTGACATCGGCTCGGTGGTGACGCCCGACGCCGACCTGAAGGTCTACCTGACCGCCTCCGAGGCGGCGCGCGCCCAGCGGCGCAGCGCCGAGGACGCCGCCGACGTCTCGGCGACCGCCGCCGACCTGGCCCGCCGGGACCGGCTCGACTCGACCCGCAAGGTCAACCCGCTCCAGCAGACCCCCGACGCGGTGGTGCTGGACACCACCGCGCTGGGCATCGACGAGGTCGTCACCCGCCTGCGTGATCTTCTCATCGAACGGGGCGTGGCATGA
- a CDS encoding pseudouridine synthase, translated as MRRDDRAPKPDAPVYESAERLQKVLAAAGVGSRRACEDLIFRRRVTVNGRVAQLGDKADPARDVIHVDGERLQADVRLVYVAMNKPRGVVTTMADEKGRTELADFIGARLEQRVYHVGRLDADSEGLLLLTNDGTLAHKLMHPSYEVLKTYLAEVAGPIPRNLGKRLTGGVELEDGPVKVDGFKVVDTLGKTAQVELTLHEGRKHIVRRLMAEVGHPVSRLIRTSIGPIKLGDLRTGRLRRLTNAEVAALFKAVGD; from the coding sequence ATGCGACGCGATGACCGTGCCCCGAAGCCCGACGCCCCCGTGTACGAGAGCGCCGAGCGCCTCCAGAAGGTGCTCGCCGCCGCGGGGGTGGGTTCGCGGCGGGCCTGCGAGGACCTGATCTTCCGGCGGCGGGTCACCGTCAACGGCCGGGTCGCGCAGCTCGGTGACAAGGCCGACCCGGCACGCGACGTGATCCACGTCGACGGCGAGCGGCTCCAGGCCGACGTCCGCCTGGTCTACGTGGCGATGAACAAGCCGCGCGGGGTGGTCACCACCATGGCTGACGAGAAGGGCCGCACCGAGCTCGCCGACTTCATCGGCGCGCGGCTGGAGCAGCGGGTCTACCACGTCGGGCGACTGGACGCCGACAGTGAGGGCCTGCTCCTGCTCACCAACGACGGCACCCTCGCCCACAAGCTCATGCACCCGTCGTACGAGGTGCTCAAGACCTACCTCGCCGAGGTGGCCGGGCCGATCCCACGCAACCTGGGCAAGCGGCTGACCGGCGGCGTCGAGCTGGAGGACGGGCCGGTGAAGGTCGACGGGTTCAAGGTGGTCGACACGCTGGGCAAAACCGCCCAGGTGGAGCTGACCCTGCACGAGGGGCGCAAGCACATCGTCCGACGCCTGATGGCCGAGGTGGGACATCCGGTGTCCCGGCTGATCCGTACCTCGATCGGTCCGATCAAGCTCGGCGACCTGCGCACCGGGCGGCTGCGGCGGCTGACCAACGCGGAGGTCGCCGCCCTGTTCAAGGCCGTGGGTGACTGA
- the scpB gene encoding SMC-Scp complex subunit ScpB has product MSDEERRDSLADQAAAWIPPWARPTPPRPDRADEPPEAESGQDLDLSADRGSDGPPEGPNPAKISSAGERGRDGGAGAPPAGRDRTTISEETGSDGDAPAGGVEPGAPGGEPAGSEGSASGVPPKRGRRRPAPEPAPAPVLDDAELRGALEAILLVVDQPVSELILADVLEQAPERVGAMLDEIAAGYTAAGHGFELRRAAGGWRLYTRPEYATYVERFVLDGQSVRLTQAALETLAVVAYRQPVTRSRISAIRGVNCDGVLRTLVGRGLVEECGTEADSGAFLYRTTTVFLEKLGLNSVDDLPPLAPFLPDDVEELADATR; this is encoded by the coding sequence ATGAGCGACGAGGAGCGACGCGACTCGCTGGCCGACCAGGCCGCCGCCTGGATCCCTCCGTGGGCGCGCCCCACCCCGCCCAGGCCCGACCGCGCCGACGAGCCTCCGGAAGCGGAATCCGGCCAAGACCTCGATCTCTCCGCAGATCGTGGAAGCGACGGGCCTCCGGAGGGACCGAATCCTGCCAAGATCTCCTCTGCGGGGGAGAGGGGCCGAGATGGTGGTGCCGGAGCGCCCCCGGCGGGGCGGGACCGAACCACGATCTCGGAAGAAACCGGGTCCGACGGGGACGCGCCGGCCGGCGGGGTCGAGCCGGGCGCCCCGGGTGGAGAGCCGGCGGGTAGCGAGGGGAGCGCTTCCGGCGTACCCCCGAAGCGGGGGCGGCGGCGGCCGGCGCCCGAGCCGGCGCCCGCGCCGGTGCTGGACGACGCGGAACTACGCGGCGCCCTCGAGGCGATCCTGCTGGTGGTCGACCAACCGGTCAGCGAGCTGATCCTCGCCGACGTGCTGGAGCAGGCACCGGAGCGGGTCGGCGCGATGCTCGACGAGATCGCTGCCGGCTACACCGCGGCCGGGCACGGGTTCGAGCTGCGCCGGGCCGCGGGTGGCTGGCGTCTCTACACCCGGCCGGAATACGCCACCTACGTCGAGCGGTTCGTGCTGGACGGGCAGTCGGTCCGGCTGACCCAGGCAGCGCTGGAGACGCTCGCCGTGGTCGCCTACCGCCAGCCGGTGACCCGGTCGCGCATCTCGGCCATCCGGGGTGTCAACTGCGACGGGGTGCTCCGTACCCTGGTGGGTCGCGGCCTGGTCGAGGAGTGCGGCACCGAAGCGGACAGCGGTGCGTTCCTCTACCGGACCACCACCGTGTTCCTCGAGAAGCTGGGGCTCAACTCGGTGGACGACCTGCCGCCCCTGGCCCCGTTCCTTCCCGACGACGTAGAAGAGCTTGCCGATGCGACGCGATGA
- a CDS encoding segregation and condensation protein A: MTAPPLDPPHGAGEVDAGPAETSGFTVRLDNFTGPFDLLLQLISKHKLDVTEVALHKVTDEFIAYLRAMGDQWDLDETSEFLLVAATLLDLKAARLLPSAEVEDEADLALLEARDLLFARLLQYKAYKEAAAHIAELEAVGGRRYPRAVTLEPRYAEALPDLVLGIGPQRLLRLAVKAMSPKPVPEVSIAHVHMVRVSVREHAGIIAERLRRAGVATFSQLCADCEMTLEVVARFLALLELYRQGLVAFVQEQALEELTVRWTGTAEGAAELTVDEYAGDPEPGTAPAGTSAAADASGPDVAPGTVSAVGVSDDGGSAGVVPSDTTGRPADGSLSAAGDAADPSAPMQE; the protein is encoded by the coding sequence GTGACCGCGCCGCCCCTCGACCCGCCGCACGGCGCCGGCGAGGTCGACGCCGGGCCCGCCGAGACCAGCGGCTTCACGGTCCGGCTGGACAACTTCACCGGCCCGTTCGACCTGCTGCTCCAGCTGATCAGCAAGCACAAGCTGGACGTCACCGAGGTCGCGCTGCACAAGGTGACCGACGAGTTCATCGCGTACCTCCGGGCCATGGGCGACCAGTGGGACCTGGACGAGACCAGCGAGTTCCTGCTGGTCGCCGCCACCCTGCTCGACCTGAAGGCGGCCCGGCTGCTGCCCTCGGCCGAGGTGGAGGACGAAGCGGACCTGGCGTTGCTGGAGGCGCGGGACCTGCTCTTCGCCCGGTTGTTGCAGTACAAGGCGTACAAGGAGGCGGCGGCGCACATCGCCGAGTTGGAGGCGGTCGGCGGTCGGCGCTACCCCCGGGCGGTCACCCTGGAACCCCGGTACGCCGAGGCGCTGCCCGACCTGGTGCTCGGCATCGGCCCGCAGCGGCTGCTCCGGCTCGCGGTGAAGGCGATGAGCCCGAAGCCGGTGCCCGAGGTGTCGATCGCACACGTGCACATGGTCCGGGTCAGCGTCCGGGAGCACGCCGGCATCATCGCCGAGCGGCTGCGCCGCGCCGGCGTCGCCACGTTCTCGCAGCTCTGCGCCGACTGCGAGATGACGCTGGAGGTGGTGGCCCGGTTCCTGGCGCTGCTGGAGCTGTACCGGCAGGGGCTGGTGGCGTTCGTGCAGGAGCAGGCGCTGGAGGAGTTGACGGTCCGCTGGACCGGGACCGCCGAGGGTGCGGCCGAGCTGACCGTCGACGAGTACGCCGGCGACCCCGAGCCCGGCACCGCGCCCGCCGGCACGTCCGCCGCGGCCGACGCGTCCGGCCCGGACGTCGCCCCGGGCACCGTATCCGCCGTCGGCGTGTCCGACGACGGCGGCTCCGCCGGGGTCGTCCCCTCCGACACCACCGGCCGCCCCGCTGACGGCAGCCTAAGCGCTGCCGGCGACGCGGCGGACCCGTCCGCACCGATGCAGGAGTGA
- a CDS encoding ParA family protein encodes MAGNGDRAETWTSELREQQATLGADLGPADPAAYTMRKPIPEPMPTDRHGPARIIAMANQKGGVGKTTTTINLGAALAEYGRKVLLVDFDPQGALSVGLGVNPHNLDLSVYNLLMQDDVTAEDVLIKTDVAGLHLLPANIDLSAAEIQLVNEVAREMALARVLRTIRKEYDFILIDCQPSLGLLAINALTVAHGVLIPLECEFFSLRGVALLLDTIDKVRERLNFDLELEGILATMYDSRTTHCRQVLQRVVEAFGDKVYQTVITKTVKFPESTVAGAPITTLDPASSGARNYRQLAREVIAAETDR; translated from the coding sequence ATGGCAGGAAACGGTGACCGTGCCGAGACCTGGACGTCGGAGCTCCGTGAGCAGCAGGCGACGCTCGGCGCCGACCTCGGCCCCGCCGACCCGGCCGCGTACACGATGCGCAAGCCGATCCCGGAGCCGATGCCGACCGACCGGCACGGCCCGGCGCGGATCATCGCGATGGCCAACCAGAAGGGTGGCGTCGGCAAGACCACGACCACCATCAACCTGGGCGCCGCGCTCGCGGAGTACGGCCGCAAGGTGCTGCTCGTCGACTTCGACCCGCAGGGCGCCCTCTCCGTCGGCCTGGGCGTCAACCCGCACAACCTCGACCTGTCGGTCTACAACCTGCTCATGCAGGACGACGTCACCGCCGAGGACGTCCTGATCAAGACCGACGTGGCCGGGCTGCACCTGCTGCCGGCCAACATCGACCTCTCCGCCGCCGAGATACAGCTGGTCAACGAGGTCGCCCGGGAGATGGCCCTGGCCCGGGTGCTGCGGACCATCCGCAAGGAGTACGACTTCATCCTGATCGACTGCCAGCCCTCGCTGGGCCTGCTGGCGATCAACGCGCTGACCGTCGCGCACGGCGTGCTCATCCCGCTGGAGTGCGAGTTCTTCAGCCTGCGCGGCGTCGCGCTGCTGCTGGACACCATCGACAAGGTGCGCGAGCGGCTCAACTTCGACCTCGAACTCGAAGGCATCCTCGCCACCATGTACGACAGCCGCACCACCCACTGCCGGCAGGTGCTGCAACGGGTGGTCGAGGCGTTCGGCGACAAGGTCTACCAGACCGTCATCACCAAGACGGTGAAGTTCCCCGAGTCGACGGTGGCCGGCGCGCCGATCACCACGCTCGACCCGGCCTCCTCCGGCGCGCGGAACTACCGGCAGCTCGCCCGAGAGGTGATCGCCGCCGAGACGGACCGGTAG
- a CDS encoding site-specific tyrosine recombinase XerD encodes MTEPGALRAGATPAPALRRAVRGYLDHLTVERGLSGNTLASYRRDLDRYLDTLAAAGVTDLAAAGPTEVEAHLARLRAGDDEHPPLAVSSTARAASAVRGLHRFALREGLAGADPGRDVRPPTPPRRLPRALPVDAVLRLIDAAGPAVATGDDAPRALRDRALLEFLYGTGARVSEAVGAAVDDLDLDAGAVLLRGKGGKARLVPVGGYAADAVRAWLTRGRPALLATGRGTPALFVNARGGPLTRQGAWGVLRAAADRAGLPVDGPDAVSPHTLRHSYATHLLDGGADVRVVQELLGHASVTTTQVYTLVTVDRLREVYATAHPRALG; translated from the coding sequence CTGACCGAACCCGGGGCGCTCCGGGCCGGCGCGACACCCGCGCCGGCCCTGCGCCGCGCGGTCCGGGGCTACCTGGACCACCTCACCGTCGAGCGTGGCCTGTCCGGTAACACGCTCGCCTCGTACCGCCGGGACCTGGACCGCTACCTCGACACGCTGGCCGCCGCCGGGGTGACCGACCTGGCCGCCGCCGGCCCGACCGAGGTCGAGGCCCACCTGGCCCGGCTGCGTGCCGGCGACGACGAGCACCCGCCGCTCGCCGTCTCGTCCACCGCGCGCGCGGCCAGCGCGGTACGCGGCCTGCACCGCTTCGCGCTGCGCGAGGGCCTGGCCGGCGCCGACCCCGGTCGCGACGTCCGCCCGCCCACCCCGCCGCGCCGGCTTCCCCGGGCGCTGCCGGTCGACGCCGTGCTCCGGCTGATCGACGCCGCCGGCCCGGCGGTCGCCACCGGCGACGACGCGCCCCGCGCGCTGCGCGACCGGGCGCTGCTGGAATTCCTGTACGGCACCGGCGCGCGCGTCTCCGAGGCGGTCGGCGCGGCCGTCGACGACCTCGACCTGGACGCCGGCGCCGTGCTGCTGCGCGGCAAGGGCGGCAAGGCCCGCCTCGTCCCGGTCGGCGGGTACGCCGCCGACGCGGTGCGCGCCTGGCTGACCCGGGGCCGCCCGGCGCTGCTCGCCACCGGGCGGGGCACCCCGGCGCTGTTCGTCAACGCCCGGGGCGGGCCGCTCACCCGGCAGGGCGCCTGGGGTGTGCTGCGCGCCGCCGCCGACCGGGCCGGCCTGCCGGTCGACGGACCCGACGCGGTCTCCCCGCACACGCTGCGCCACTCGTACGCCACCCACCTGCTCGACGGCGGCGCGGACGTACGCGTGGTGCAGGAACTGCTCGGCCACGCGTCGGTGACCACCACCCAGGTGTACACGTTGGTCACCGTGGACCGACTGCGCGAGGTGTACGCCACCGCGCATCCGCGCGCGCTCGGGTGA